The Podospora pseudocomata strain CBS 415.72m chromosome 1 map unlocalized CBS415.72m_1, whole genome shotgun sequence genome has a segment encoding these proteins:
- a CDS encoding uncharacterized protein (EggNog:ENOG503P4FG; COG:S): protein MGIADLLGAITGEKPSPSPTSNPTSRHSTTAPKRKAEDDLRNTLPKAPRTETTADGLSRPNISSPKPASRPIDKPTTASGSTYSGSSRPPVKSTTASATRPSTVVTNGTRPGVSSNGSKPLPSRPVANRPSPSDSGPPKKRSFAEIMARARENQEARESLGKISHKPVERNLTMKERKELKADQAKQAKVAGRKGSAAPPASSRTAPKNGVERNRVSPGASSAKAKAAAEEENKKIKKAALATTGYTGTARPRPGATTKPKASSSGPDRDPRDKVRERPRYGGSRSRYEEEDDDLDDFVEYDEDEDDPYAYGRRGGYDDMSDESDMEAGLSDIEVEETAAERRARLEDKQEEEREKRLKREKEERKRKALEAMRASRR, encoded by the exons ATGGGG ATTGCGGACCTTCTTGGGGCCATCACTGGCGAGAAACCCAGCCCATCACCGACCTCAAACCCCACATCGCGACATAGCACGACGGCACCCAAACGAAAGGCCGAGGATGATTTGCGTAACACACTCCCAAAGGCACCGCGCACTGAGACCACTGCAGATGGGTTATCGCGGCCCAACATCAGCTCCCCAAAACCAGCTTCCCGGCCGATAGATAAGCCCACAACCGCTTCCGGAAGCACATACTCTGGGTCATCACGACCACCAGTCAAATCGACGACTGCGTCAGCAACCAGACCAAGCACAGTTGTGACCAATGGCACCCGTCCAGGTGTCTCCTCCAATGGCAGCAAGCCTCTGCCATCGCGGCCTGTTGCTAACcgaccatcaccatcggaCTCGGGTCCCCCAAAGAAGCGGTCATTTGCAGAGATTATGGCGAGGGCACGTGAGAACCAGGAGGCACGGGAATCGCTTGGCAAGATCAGTCACAAGCCAGTGGAGAGGAACCTGACCATGAAGGAGCGCAAAGAGCTGAAGGCGGACCAGGCAAAGCAGGCCAAGGTCGCCGGCAGGAAAGGCTCTGCAGCCCCCCCTGCATCATCTCGAACAGCTCCAAAAAATGGAGTCGAGCGGAATCGTGTGTCTCCTGGAGCCTCGAGTGCCAAAGCGAAAGcagcggccgaggaggagaacaagaagatcaagaaggctgccTTGGCGACAACTGGTTATACCGGCACAGCACGACCCCGGCCAGGTGCtaccaccaaaccaaagGCTAGCAGCAGCGGCCCTGATCGTGACCCGCGAGACAAGGTACGCGAACGTCCCCGATATGGCGGCTCTCGCTCAAGAtacgaggaagaggacgacgaccTGGACGACTTTGTTGAgtatgatgaagatgaagacgaccCGTATGCCTATGGCCGTCGCGGTGGATATGACGACATGTCGGATGAGTCTGACATGGAGGCTGGTCTTTCCGACATTGAAGTCGAAGAGACGGCGGCTGAACGTCGTGCTCGCCTAGAGGACAAGCAGGAAGAGGAACGCGAGAAGCGGCTGAAGCGCGAGAAGGAAGAGCGAAAACGCAAGGCTCTAGAGGCCATGAGAGCCAGCCGGCGTTGA